A genomic region of Seriola aureovittata isolate HTS-2021-v1 ecotype China chromosome 21, ASM2101889v1, whole genome shotgun sequence contains the following coding sequences:
- the LOC130161903 gene encoding WD repeat-containing protein on Y chromosome isoform X1 produces MDTLRNKKKPWVLYETEVPHSRFGDPACGVGPAEKLSPEHLQLLRNAFTSPKAGVQIHENRPSGRSGKNRGGNEERGMKLEEFREVLRSVIGPDIEDTWVERFFSEVDITCTGQVRWQQLCSYLLLEYTERQRASIPTAALLDSQPQIRHCSHNKREPTVRVVTVSHPPPLRYISVSKGGQITVWNSSLHILKTVGLAGDPTEEVANTRRFRGWTTDAVYMDNVRKVAIATDCRDLHFVDVSTAGVFEDVHLFGFRSVPTALCYWHDEQCPERSPPLLLLGDEKGGVHLMWFLNPSKGLFKNPSKKQNGPHRIFFPDLGEHSNMVSYRHIPNIHQEPINRVMFEPSTNVIMTSSESDTTSVAFVNVTVKREPYIWKISQGAKCFDYNASLQLMVTGGCDRAVRLWTRFVTTRPVATLPGHRATILDVAIYQPVGQIFSYSRDAELRVWDISSHHCLKTVRLQFPCLQPGRISEHGNFPFLLLSPPLPEDAQPHLVVGCKDYLALLNLAETRRGGGGGFTNEGREFGPEIQSGPALSCALYNPTLRQVVTAHANSSVSLWDVETGRRRLQILNAHGEAELLCMALDSSHRRLITGARNGTVKVWNLLNGLNLHKLEPVTNSEVTRLTCLHDNKLLAVGWSQRIIQYDIAAAKDLYVRADLSWKSSGVHKSDILVVCQCYALGVVATASHDGEVIVWRLETQGPLLHLQRERRAGVVPPVDSLLFLQHRAGDRKLRNRGVLVSSQAGRLSFWSITGQTHTYGQFYAPEQPGVRVLSLSSDQSKNTILVSGDTTGWLQIWDMSHYALDIQHKSVCERPALLQRWKAHKRGLVSVEVLEEADRLLVLTASADGSAGLWTKDGDHVGSFGQEVMWNITDAAAYQRETQNHRREDTDEEVGAESDGAGPSKVKGQVLDSTNSQTSQEECSSEASSTGPAETDQEQPQQPMYLCEDFCQTVAPCCHRRRLFDDSHHSNHC; encoded by the exons ATGGATACtttaagaaacaagaaaaaaccaTGGGTGCTTTATGAGACAGAGGTGCCACACAGCAGGTTTGG TGATCCGGCCTGTGGAGTCGGCCCTGCAGAGAAACTGAGCCCTGAGCACCTGCAGCTTCTGAGAAATGCATTTACCTCTCCAAAAGCCGGAGTACAGATACATGAAAACAGACCTAGTGGAAGGAGTGgaaagaacagaggaggaaatgaggagcGGGGGATGAAGCTCGAAGAGTTTCGGGAGGTTTTGAGGTCGGTAATTGGTCCAGATATCGAGGACACGTGGGTTGAGAGATTTTTCAGTGAG GTAGATATCACTTGTACAGGACAGGTGAGGTGGCAGCAGTTGTGTTCCTACCTGCTGCTGGAGTACACGGAGAGACAGCGTGCCTCCATCCCCACAGCTGCTCTCCTGGACTCCCAGCCTCAGATCAGACACTGCTCTCACAACAAG CGGGAGCCGACAGTGCGTGTGGTCACTGTTTCCCATCCTCCTCCACTGCGATATATAAGTGTCAGTAAAGGGGGTCAGATCACTGTCTGGAACAGCAGCCTACACATCCTCAAAACTGTCGGG CTTGCTGGAGACCCAACAGAGGAAGTGGCCAACACAAGGAGGTTCAGAGGCTGGACCACTGATGCGGTGTATATGGACAACGTCCGCAAGGTTGCCATAGCAACCGACTGCAGGGATTTGCACTTTGTCGATGTCTCCACAGCCGGTGTATTTGAGGATGTCCACCTATTTG GTTTTCGTAGTGTCCCCACCGCTCTTTGCTACTGGCACGATGAACAG TGTCCAGAGCGTTCCCcgcccctgctgctgctgggggatGAAAAGGGAGGAGTCCACCTGATGTGGTTCTTGAATCCGTCTAAAGGTCTTTTTAAGAATCCCTCCAAGAAACAGAACGGCCCACACAGGATCTTTTTCCCA GACCTAGGTGAACACAGCAACATGGTCTCCTACCGTCACATCCCCAACATCCACCAGGAACCAATCAACAGAGTGATGTTTGAGCCCAGTACCAATGTCATCATGACATCCTCAGAAAGTGACACCACCTCTGTGGCCTTTGTGAATGTGACAGTAAAGCGGGAACCGTACATCTGGAAAATTAGTCAG GGAGCCAAATGTTTTGACTACAATGCATCTCTGCAGTTGATGGTCACGGGAGGTTGTGACCGAGCAGTCAGACTGTGGACTCGATTTGTGACCACACGTCCTGTAGCTACACTGCCAGGTCACCGCGCCACTATTTTGGATGTTGCAATCTACCAACCTGTTGGGCAGATCTTCAGCTACTCCAGAGATGCT GAGCTGAGGGTTTGGGACATTTCCTCACATCACTGTCTGAAAACTGTCCGCCTGCAGTTCCCGTGCCTGCAGCCAGGTCGAATCTCAGAACACGGCAACTTCCCTTTCCTGTTGCTAAGCCCTCCTCTTCCTGAAGACGCACAGCCTCATTTAGTGGTGGGATGCAAAGATTACCTGGCGCTGCTCAACCTGGCCGAaacgaggagaggagggggcGGAGGGTTCACAAATGAAGGAAGGGAATTTGGACCAGAAATCCAAAGCGGTCCGGCCCTCTCCTGTGCTCTGTACAACCCCACCCTGAGACAGGTGGTGACCGCACATGCCAactcatctgtgtctctgtgggatGTAGAGACAGGTAGGAGGCGGCTTCAGATCTTAAATGCTCATGGAGAAGCTGAACTCCTCTGCATGGCACTAGACTCCTCCCACAGAAGACTGATCACTGGGGCTCGCAACGGCACCGTTAAG GTGTGGAATTTACTGAATGGCCTTAACCTGCACAAGCTGGAGCCTGTCACCAACTCTGAAGTCACCAGGTTGAcctgtctccatgacaacaagCTGCTGGCTGTGGGATGGAGCCAGCGGATCATTCAGTATGACATTGCAGCAGCCAAG GACCTGTATGTGAGAGCAGACCTGTCGTGGAAGTCCAGCGGCGTCCATAAGTCGGACATCctggttgtgtgtcagtgttatgCTCTGGGGGTCGTTGCCACAGCGAGCCATGATGGAGAGGTCATCGTCTGGAGGCTGGAGACGCAGGGACCACTGCtccacctgcagagagagaggcgggCGGG AGTCGTGCCTCCTGTGGACAGTCTCTTGTTCCTGCAGCATCGAGCTGGCGACAGAAAGCTGAGGAACAGAGGTGTCCTGGTGTCATCACAGGCCGGCCGTCTGTCCTTTTGGAGTATCactggacaaacacacacttatg GTCAGTTTTATGCTCCAGAGCAGCCGGGTGTGCGTGTGCTGAGCCTGAGCTCGGATCAGTCGAAAAACACCATCCTGGTCTCTGGAGACACAACAGGCTGGCTTCAGATCTGGGACATGTCTCACTATGCACTGGACATCCAACATAAG TCGGTTTGTGAACGGCCTGCGCTGCTGCAGCGTTGGAAAGCACATAAGAGAGGGTTAGTGAGTGTGGAAGTCCTGGAGGAGGCCGACAGACTGCTCGTCCTCACAGCCTCGGCTGACGGTTCAGCTGGACTGTGGACAAAGGACGGTGATCATGTGGGATCTTTTGGACAGGAGGTGATGTGGAATATCACCGATGCAGCTGCATACCAGAG GGAGACACAGAACCACCGGAGGGAGGATACAGATGAGGAGGTGGGGGCTGAAAGTGACGGAGCGGGACCCagcaaggtcaaaggtcaagtacTCGACTCCACCAACAGTCAAACTTCACAGGAAGAATGCAGTTCTGAAG CTTCATCCACCGGCCCAGCAGAGACTGACCAGGAGCAACCTCAGCAACCCATG tatctGTGTGAGGACTTCTGCCAGACGGTAGCTCCATGTTGCCACAGGAGACGCCTGTTTGATGACAGTCACCACAGCaatcactgctga
- the LOC130161922 gene encoding cAMP-dependent protein kinase type I-alpha regulatory subunit has translation MASGSTSSEEERSLRECEQYVQKHNIQQLLKDCIVQLCTSRPDRPMAFLREYFERLEKEEAKQIQNQQKASNSRSDSRDEEVSPPMNPVVKGRRRRGAFSAEVYTEEDAASYVRKVIPKDYKTMAALAKAIEKNVLFSHLDDNERSDIFDAMFPVTYIAGETVILQGDEGDNFYVIDQGEMDVYVNNEWVTSIGEGGSFGELALIYGTPRAATVRAKTNVKLWGIDRDSYRRILMGSTLRKRKMYEEFLRKVSILESLDKWERLTVADALEPVQFEDGQKIVVQGEPGDEFFIILEGSAAVLQRRSENEEFVEVGRLGPSDYFGEIALLMNRPRAATVVARGPLKCVKLDRPRFERVLGPCSDILKRNIQQYNSFVSLSV, from the exons ATGGCATCTGGAAGTACGAGCAGTGAGGAGGAGCGGAGCCTGAGGGAGTGTGAGCAGTAcgtgcagaaacacaacattcaACAGCTGCTGAAGGACTGCATTGTCCAGCTGTGCACCTCCAGGCCAGACAGGCCCATGGCTTTCCTCAGGGAATACTTCGAGAGGCTGGagaag GAGGAGGCCAAGCAGATTCAGAACCAACAGAAGGCCAGCAATTCCCGTTCAGACTCACGTGATGAGGAGGTGTCTCCACCTATGAACCCTGTGGTAAAGGGTCGCCGGCGGAGAGGAGCCTTCAGTGCAGAGGTTTACACAGAGGAGGATGCAGCCTCATATGTCAGAAAG GTCATTCCAAAAGACTACAAGACGATGGCAGCGTTGGCCAAAGCTATCGAAAAGAATGTGCTCTTCTCACACCTGGATGACAACGAGAGGAG tgacatttttgatgcaaTGTTTCCAGTCACCTACATCGCTGGGGAAACGGTTATTCTGCAGG GTGACGAAGGTGACAATTTCTATGTTATCGACCAAGGGGAGATGGAT GTGTATGTGAACAATGAGTGGGTGACCAGCATTGGAGAAGGCGGTAGCTTCGGAGAGTTAGCCCTGATCTACGGCACTCCAAGGGCGGCCACAGTCAGAGCCAAAACCAATGTCAAGCTGTGGGGCATCGACAGAGACAGCTACAGGAGAATACTTATG gGAAGCACTttgagaaagaggaagatgtATGAGGAATTCCTCAGGAAAGTGTCCATTTTGG AGTCTCTTGACAAATGGGAGCGTCTGACAGTCGCTGATGCCTTGGAGCCCGTCCAGTTTGAGGATGGACAGAAGATTGTCGTGCAGGGAGAGCCTGGAGATGAGTTCTTCATCATCTTGGAG GGTTCTGCAGCTGTGTTGCAGCGTCGCTCAGAGAACGAGGAATTTGTGGAAGTGGGGAGATTAGGACCATCTGACTACTTTG gtGAGATTGCTCTGTTGATGAACCGTCCCCGTGCTGCCACCGTGGTCGCCCGCGGCCCCCTGAAGTGTGTCAAGCTCGACCGGCCTCGCTTCGAGCGCGTCCTGGGTCCCTGTTCAGACATTCTCAAACGTAACATCCAACAGTACAACAGCTTCGTCTCGCTGTCTGTCTGA
- the fam20a gene encoding pseudokinase FAM20A has translation MMRRDRLFLAATLTAIFSADLYFILLPKLRSIGRGSGQFCSCGPNNLTLPRQEGLATPQLSNWTSGSPLVGATTDPTDGGSKLARLFAHPLYNIQTPALGPEERLLQAEQLMEYYRRKVSRWERHMKLYSEAAAVSNLTVTEHEVTFDPDATWLKFHLGISRYALYSRDDPAIPQLLKDMESMAVVSADYTQDEKALKGACDCSQVVKPSGHHLKLALKMRNFAKAMFKPMRQQRDEETPEDFFYFVDFQRHNAEIAGFHLDRILDFRRVPPVAGRLVNVTGEVLQVTHNDDLRAVFFTSPANNTCFFAKCLYVCKTEYAVCGNPDLLEGSLSAYLPGLSIAPRISIPNPWIRSYTFTGREEWEVNPFYCDTIKQLYPYNSGNRLLNIIDMSIFDFLIGNMDRHHYEIFTKFGDEGFLLHLDNARGFGKHSQDEMSILAPLSQCCMIKRSTLLRLQLLARPEYRLSDVMRESLDGDPLQPILMEPHLLALDRRLQKILRVVQRCVRRLGEDEVITKDFIKSTARPQTATEMKKTR, from the exons ATGATGAGGAGAGACCGTCTCTTCTTGGCCGCGACCCTCACAGCCATCTTCTCTGCTGACCTTTACTTCATTCTCCTGCCAAAGCTGCGGAGCATAGGACGAGGGTCAGGACAGTTTTGCTCATGTGGTCCCAACAACCTCACCCTCCCCAGGCAGGAGGGTCTCGCCACCCCGCAGCTGTCCAACTGGACTTCTGGGTCACCTCTGGTTGGCGCTACGACCGACCCCACAGACGGAGGCTCAAAGCTGGCCAGGCTGTTTGCTCACCCTCTGTATAACATCCAGACTCCGGCGCTGGGGCCAGAGGAAAGGCTGCTGCAGGCGGAGCAGCTGATGGAGTACTACAGGAGGAAGGTGTCACGGTGGGAAAG GCACATGAAACTCTACAGCGAAGCAGCAGCTGTCTCCAACCTCACTGTGACCGAACACgaagtgacctttgaccccgacGCCACCTGGCTGAAGTTCCACCTGGGAATAAGCCGCTATGCTCTGTACTCCCGCGATGACCCTGCTATCCCGCAACTGCTCAAGGACATGGAGAGCATGGCGGTCGTCAGCGCAG ACTACACTCAAGATGAGAAGGCCCTGAAGGGAGCGTGCGATTGTTCCCAAG TGGTGAAGCCCAGTGGGCATCACCTGAAACTGGCTCTGAAAATGCGTAACTTTGCCAAGGCCATGTTCAAACCAATGAG gcAGCAGAGGGATGAGGAGACTCCAGAGGACTTCTTCTACTTTGTTGACTTCCAGAGACACAACGCAGAGATCGCTGGCTTTCACCTGGACAG GATCCTGGACTTCCGGAGGGTCCCACCGGTGGCTGGCAGGCTGGTAAACGTCACAGGAGAAGTCCTCCAAGTCACCCACAATGACGACCTTCGAGCTGTCTTCTTCACCTCACCAG CGAACAACACGTGTTTCTTCGCCAagtgcctgtatgtgtgtaagaCAGAATATGCGGTGTGTGGGAACCCTGACCTACTGGAGGGCTCCCTGTCTGCCTACCTGCCCGGCCTCAGCATCGCTCCCCGCATCTCCATCCCCAACCCCTGGATACGATCGTACACTTTCACCGGAAGAGAAGA GTGGGAAGTGAATCCTTTCTACTGTGACACCATAAAGCAGCTGTATCCATATAACTCCGGCAACAGGCTCCTCAACATCATAGACATGTCCATCTTCGACTTCCTCATAG GTAACATGGACAGACACCACTATGAGATTTTTACCAAGTTTGGGGATGAAGGATTCCTTCTCCACTTGGACAACGCCAGAGG GTTTGGAAAGCACTCTCAAGATGAGATGTCCATCCTGGCGCCGCTATCTCAGTGCTGCAT GATAAAGCGCTCCACGCTGCTGCGGCTCCAGCTCCTGGCTCGACCAGAGTACAGGCTCAGCGACGTGATGAGGGAGTCCCTTGATGGAGACCCTTTACAGCCGATCCTGATGGAGCCTCACCTTTTAGCGCTGGACCGCCGGTTACAGAAGATCCTCCGAGTCGTCCAGCGCTGCGTCCGGAGGCTGGGCGAGGATGAGGTGATCACCAAGGACTTTATCAAATCCACAGCGAGACCTCAGACTGccacagagatgaaaaagaCCAGGTAA
- the LOC130161903 gene encoding WD repeat-containing protein 49 isoform X2: protein MDTLRNKKKPWVLYETEVPHSRFGDPACGVGPAEKLSPEHLQLLRNAFTSPKAGVQIHENRPSGRSGKNRGGNEERGMKLEEFREVLRSVIGPDIEDTWVERFFSEVDITCTGQVRWQQLCSYLLLEYTERQRASIPTAALLDSQPQIRHCSHNKREPTVRVVTVSHPPPLRYISVSKGGQITVWNSSLHILKTVGLAGDPTEEVANTRRFRGWTTDAVYMDNVRKVAIATDCRDLHFVDVSTAGVFEDVHLFGFRSVPTALCYWHDEQCPERSPPLLLLGDEKGGVHLMWFLNPSKGLFKNPSKKQNGPHRIFFPDLGEHSNMVSYRHIPNIHQEPINRVMFEPSTNVIMTSSESDTTSVAFVNVTVKREPYIWKISQGAKCFDYNASLQLMVTGGCDRAVRLWTRFVTTRPVATLPGHRATILDVAIYQPVGQIFSYSRDAELRVWDISSHHCLKTVRLQFPCLQPGRISEHGNFPFLLLSPPLPEDAQPHLVVGCKDYLALLNLAETRRGGGGGFTNEGREFGPEIQSGPALSCALYNPTLRQVVTAHANSSVSLWDVETGRRRLQILNAHGEAELLCMALDSSHRRLITGARNGTVKVWNLLNGLNLHKLEPVTNSEVTRLTCLHDNKLLAVGWSQRIIQYDIAAAKDLYVRADLSWKSSGVHKSDILVVCQCYALGVVATASHDGEVIVWRLETQGPLLHLQRERRAGVVPPVDSLLFLQHRAGDRKLRNRGVLVSSQAGRLSFWSITGQTHTYGQFYAPEQPGVRVLSLSSDQSKNTILVSGDTTGWLQIWDMSHYALDIQHKSVCERPALLQRWKAHKRGLVSVEVLEEADRLLVLTASADGSAGLWTKDGDHVGSFGQEVMWNITDAAAYQR, encoded by the exons ATGGATACtttaagaaacaagaaaaaaccaTGGGTGCTTTATGAGACAGAGGTGCCACACAGCAGGTTTGG TGATCCGGCCTGTGGAGTCGGCCCTGCAGAGAAACTGAGCCCTGAGCACCTGCAGCTTCTGAGAAATGCATTTACCTCTCCAAAAGCCGGAGTACAGATACATGAAAACAGACCTAGTGGAAGGAGTGgaaagaacagaggaggaaatgaggagcGGGGGATGAAGCTCGAAGAGTTTCGGGAGGTTTTGAGGTCGGTAATTGGTCCAGATATCGAGGACACGTGGGTTGAGAGATTTTTCAGTGAG GTAGATATCACTTGTACAGGACAGGTGAGGTGGCAGCAGTTGTGTTCCTACCTGCTGCTGGAGTACACGGAGAGACAGCGTGCCTCCATCCCCACAGCTGCTCTCCTGGACTCCCAGCCTCAGATCAGACACTGCTCTCACAACAAG CGGGAGCCGACAGTGCGTGTGGTCACTGTTTCCCATCCTCCTCCACTGCGATATATAAGTGTCAGTAAAGGGGGTCAGATCACTGTCTGGAACAGCAGCCTACACATCCTCAAAACTGTCGGG CTTGCTGGAGACCCAACAGAGGAAGTGGCCAACACAAGGAGGTTCAGAGGCTGGACCACTGATGCGGTGTATATGGACAACGTCCGCAAGGTTGCCATAGCAACCGACTGCAGGGATTTGCACTTTGTCGATGTCTCCACAGCCGGTGTATTTGAGGATGTCCACCTATTTG GTTTTCGTAGTGTCCCCACCGCTCTTTGCTACTGGCACGATGAACAG TGTCCAGAGCGTTCCCcgcccctgctgctgctgggggatGAAAAGGGAGGAGTCCACCTGATGTGGTTCTTGAATCCGTCTAAAGGTCTTTTTAAGAATCCCTCCAAGAAACAGAACGGCCCACACAGGATCTTTTTCCCA GACCTAGGTGAACACAGCAACATGGTCTCCTACCGTCACATCCCCAACATCCACCAGGAACCAATCAACAGAGTGATGTTTGAGCCCAGTACCAATGTCATCATGACATCCTCAGAAAGTGACACCACCTCTGTGGCCTTTGTGAATGTGACAGTAAAGCGGGAACCGTACATCTGGAAAATTAGTCAG GGAGCCAAATGTTTTGACTACAATGCATCTCTGCAGTTGATGGTCACGGGAGGTTGTGACCGAGCAGTCAGACTGTGGACTCGATTTGTGACCACACGTCCTGTAGCTACACTGCCAGGTCACCGCGCCACTATTTTGGATGTTGCAATCTACCAACCTGTTGGGCAGATCTTCAGCTACTCCAGAGATGCT GAGCTGAGGGTTTGGGACATTTCCTCACATCACTGTCTGAAAACTGTCCGCCTGCAGTTCCCGTGCCTGCAGCCAGGTCGAATCTCAGAACACGGCAACTTCCCTTTCCTGTTGCTAAGCCCTCCTCTTCCTGAAGACGCACAGCCTCATTTAGTGGTGGGATGCAAAGATTACCTGGCGCTGCTCAACCTGGCCGAaacgaggagaggagggggcGGAGGGTTCACAAATGAAGGAAGGGAATTTGGACCAGAAATCCAAAGCGGTCCGGCCCTCTCCTGTGCTCTGTACAACCCCACCCTGAGACAGGTGGTGACCGCACATGCCAactcatctgtgtctctgtgggatGTAGAGACAGGTAGGAGGCGGCTTCAGATCTTAAATGCTCATGGAGAAGCTGAACTCCTCTGCATGGCACTAGACTCCTCCCACAGAAGACTGATCACTGGGGCTCGCAACGGCACCGTTAAG GTGTGGAATTTACTGAATGGCCTTAACCTGCACAAGCTGGAGCCTGTCACCAACTCTGAAGTCACCAGGTTGAcctgtctccatgacaacaagCTGCTGGCTGTGGGATGGAGCCAGCGGATCATTCAGTATGACATTGCAGCAGCCAAG GACCTGTATGTGAGAGCAGACCTGTCGTGGAAGTCCAGCGGCGTCCATAAGTCGGACATCctggttgtgtgtcagtgttatgCTCTGGGGGTCGTTGCCACAGCGAGCCATGATGGAGAGGTCATCGTCTGGAGGCTGGAGACGCAGGGACCACTGCtccacctgcagagagagaggcgggCGGG AGTCGTGCCTCCTGTGGACAGTCTCTTGTTCCTGCAGCATCGAGCTGGCGACAGAAAGCTGAGGAACAGAGGTGTCCTGGTGTCATCACAGGCCGGCCGTCTGTCCTTTTGGAGTATCactggacaaacacacacttatg GTCAGTTTTATGCTCCAGAGCAGCCGGGTGTGCGTGTGCTGAGCCTGAGCTCGGATCAGTCGAAAAACACCATCCTGGTCTCTGGAGACACAACAGGCTGGCTTCAGATCTGGGACATGTCTCACTATGCACTGGACATCCAACATAAG TCGGTTTGTGAACGGCCTGCGCTGCTGCAGCGTTGGAAAGCACATAAGAGAGGGTTAGTGAGTGTGGAAGTCCTGGAGGAGGCCGACAGACTGCTCGTCCTCACAGCCTCGGCTGACGGTTCAGCTGGACTGTGGACAAAGGACGGTGATCATGTGGGATCTTTTGGACAGGAGGTGATGTGGAATATCACCGATGCAGCTGCATACCAGAGGTGA